A window of Aliarcobacter trophiarum LMG 25534 contains these coding sequences:
- a CDS encoding heavy metal translocating P-type ATPase, producing MKSQKFDIKGMTCSACSNAVDRAIKKLEGVSEVNVNLLSNSMLVKYDDKVLNDDKIIKRVEDAGYEAILNKVDNIKIEKKDNIAEDEINELKNRLIVSLIFSIPLFYIAMGHMLNWPLPSIFLGEKNSITFAFTQFLLALPIVVINIKYYKVGFKTLLKASPNMDSLIAIGTGAAMLYGVFSIYKIGFALGVDDLNMLHKYSMNLYFESAAIVLTLITFGKYLEAKAKGKTSEAINKLIDLAPKKALILRDNIEVEISVEELKLKDIVIVKPGASIPADGVIISGNTSIDESMLTGESLPVSKKVGDRVIGASINKYGSIKFEVTKIGPDTVLSQIIKLVEEASSSKAPISKLADKISSIFVPTVILISVVATITWLILGYDFEFALGIGIAILVISCPCALGLATPTAIMVGTGKGAQNGILIKNAEALEVAEKIDTIVLDKTGTITEGKPRVTDILVNSEISYNKLLQIAYSLEKNSEHPLADAIVKKAEDENIELLKVEEFKAQNGFGIEAKIDDETIFIGNKKLLEKNNILLEDFFEKSERLASSGKTPIFISNSKKILGVIAVADVVKATSKRAIEEFYKMNLEVIMLTGDNQKTAKAIADELNIKNFIAEVLPEDKDKVIRKLQEDGKKVAMVGDGINDAPALARADIAIAIGAGTDVAIESANIVLVRNDLLDVVRAIQLSAATLKNIKQNLFWAFIYNIIGIPLAAGVFYSFLGWKLNPMFAGAAMSLSSVSVVLNALRLRFFKSTIDKNIKVIENQNIKGVNMTKILKVDGMSCGHCSGRVEKALSKIDGVDSVKVELSTKEVIINMSKDIEEQVFVDAISEAGYEVIKI from the coding sequence ATGAAGTCGCAAAAATTTGATATTAAAGGAATGACTTGTAGTGCTTGTTCTAATGCTGTTGATAGAGCTATCAAAAAGCTTGAAGGAGTAAGTGAAGTAAATGTAAATTTGCTAAGTAATAGTATGCTTGTAAAATATGATGATAAAGTATTAAATGATGACAAAATCATAAAACGAGTAGAAGATGCTGGATATGAAGCTATATTAAATAAAGTTGATAATATAAAAATAGAAAAAAAAGATAATATTGCAGAAGATGAGATAAATGAGTTAAAAAATAGATTAATAGTATCTTTAATCTTTTCAATACCACTATTTTATATAGCTATGGGACATATGTTAAATTGGCCACTTCCATCTATTTTTCTTGGAGAAAAAAATTCAATAACATTTGCTTTTACTCAGTTTTTGTTGGCACTTCCTATTGTTGTTATAAATATAAAATATTATAAAGTTGGATTTAAAACTCTGCTTAAAGCTTCTCCAAATATGGACTCTTTAATAGCTATTGGAACAGGAGCAGCTATGCTTTATGGAGTTTTTTCTATATACAAAATTGGCTTTGCTTTAGGAGTTGATGATTTAAATATGCTTCATAAGTATTCAATGAATTTGTACTTTGAAAGTGCTGCTATTGTTTTAACTCTGATCACTTTTGGGAAATATCTTGAAGCAAAAGCAAAAGGAAAAACATCTGAAGCAATAAATAAACTTATAGATTTAGCTCCAAAAAAAGCTTTAATATTAAGAGATAATATAGAAGTTGAAATATCAGTTGAAGAATTAAAATTAAAAGATATTGTAATTGTAAAACCAGGAGCTAGTATTCCAGCTGATGGAGTTATTATTTCAGGAAATACATCAATAGATGAATCAATGCTTACAGGTGAGAGTTTGCCAGTATCAAAAAAAGTTGGAGATAGAGTTATTGGAGCTAGTATAAATAAATATGGTTCTATAAAGTTTGAAGTTACAAAAATTGGACCAGATACAGTTTTGTCACAAATTATAAAGTTGGTTGAAGAGGCAAGTTCATCAAAAGCACCAATTTCAAAACTTGCAGATAAGATAAGCTCTATTTTTGTGCCAACTGTTATTTTAATTTCAGTAGTAGCCACTATTACTTGGTTAATTTTGGGATATGATTTTGAGTTTGCTTTAGGGATAGGAATTGCAATTTTGGTTATATCTTGCCCTTGTGCTTTAGGATTAGCAACTCCAACAGCAATTATGGTTGGAACAGGGAAAGGTGCACAAAATGGTATTTTGATAAAAAATGCGGAAGCACTAGAAGTTGCAGAAAAAATAGATACTATTGTTTTAGATAAAACAGGAACTATAACAGAGGGAAAACCAAGAGTTACTGATATTCTTGTAAATAGCGAAATAAGTTACAATAAACTTCTTCAAATAGCATATTCTCTTGAAAAGAATTCAGAACATCCTTTAGCTGATGCAATTGTTAAAAAAGCAGAAGATGAAAATATAGAACTTTTAAAAGTAGAAGAGTTTAAAGCGCAAAATGGTTTTGGAATAGAAGCTAAAATTGATGATGAAACTATATTTATTGGAAATAAAAAACTACTTGAAAAAAACAATATTTTACTTGAAGATTTTTTTGAAAAGAGTGAAAGACTAGCAAGTAGTGGTAAAACTCCAATATTTATCTCTAATAGTAAAAAGATATTAGGAGTTATTGCTGTTGCTGATGTTGTAAAAGCTACAAGTAAAAGAGCAATAGAAGAGTTTTATAAGATGAATTTAGAAGTAATAATGCTAACAGGAGATAATCAAAAAACAGCAAAGGCAATAGCAGATGAATTAAATATAAAAAACTTTATAGCTGAGGTTTTACCAGAAGATAAAGATAAAGTAATCAGAAAACTTCAAGAAGATGGTAAAAAAGTTGCTATGGTTGGAGATGGAATAAATGATGCTCCAGCTCTAGCAAGAGCAGATATAGCAATTGCAATTGGTGCTGGAACAGATGTGGCAATTGAGTCTGCTAATATTGTTTTAGTAAGAAATGATTTATTAGATGTAGTAAGAGCAATACAACTTAGCGCTGCAACTCTTAAAAATATAAAACAAAATCTATTTTGGGCATTTATTTATAATATTATTGGTATTCCTTTAGCAGCAGGAGTTTTTTACTCTTTTTTAGGATGGAAATTAAATCCAATGTTTGCAGGTGCTGCTATGAGTTTAAGCAGTGTTTCTGTTGTTCTAAATGCATTAAGATTAAGGTTTTTTAAATCAACAATAGACAAAAATATAAAAGTAATTGAAAATCAAAATATAAAAGGAGTTAATATGACAAAAATTTTAAAAGTAGATGGTATGAGTTGTGGACATTGTAGTGGAAGAGTTGAAAAAGCTTTAAGCAAAATTGATGGTGTTGATAGTGTGAAAGTTGAATTATCAACAAAAGAGGTTATTATAAATATGTCAAAAGATATAGAAGAACAAGTTTTTGTAGATGCTATAAGTGAAGCTGGATATGAAGTTATAAAAATTTGA
- the lepA gene encoding translation elongation factor 4: MQKNIRNFSIIAHIDHGKSTLADRIIQECGGISDREMTSQVMDNMDIEKERGITIKAQSVRLDYSLNGEKYVLNLIDTPGHVDFSYEVSRSLASSEGALLIVDSTQGVEAQTIANVYIAMDNDLELLPVVNKIDLPSADPMRVLGEVEEAIGLDCTEHNLISAKTGLGVKDLIESIIKRVPAPIGDETAATKALIYDSWFDNYLGALALVRVYDGSIKKGQTLRMMNTKVEHQVLSLMYPHPIKRADTMEIKTGEIGIVVLGLKTLDGIAVGDTMTDAKNPTKEPIDGFEPAKPFVFAGLYPIETDKFEDLREALNKLKLNDSSISFEPESSMALGSGFRTGFLGMLHMEVIKERLEREFDLDLIATAPTVVYEVLKKDGEKIVIQNPSELPEPNYIESIFEPYVKATILVPDEFLGNVIKLLNDKRGVQLKMDYIGARVLLEYNIPMNEIVMDFYDKLKSTTKGYASFDYEPIGFKEGNLKKLDVRVAGDIVDALSIIVPEDKSVSRGREFVKALKELIPRQLFEVAIQASIGNTIIARETVKSMGKNVTAKCYGGDITRKRKLLEKQKAGKKRMKAIGKVNVPQEAFMAVLKI; this comes from the coding sequence TTGCAAAAAAATATTAGAAATTTTAGTATCATAGCTCATATTGACCATGGAAAATCAACTTTAGCAGATAGAATTATTCAAGAGTGTGGAGGAATTAGTGATAGAGAAATGACTTCGCAAGTTATGGATAATATGGATATAGAAAAAGAGAGAGGAATTACGATAAAAGCACAAAGTGTAAGATTAGATTACTCTTTAAATGGTGAAAAATATGTTTTAAATCTAATAGATACACCAGGACACGTCGATTTCTCTTATGAAGTTAGCCGTTCTTTAGCATCGTCTGAAGGGGCACTACTAATTGTTGATTCAACGCAAGGAGTTGAAGCTCAAACTATTGCAAATGTATATATTGCTATGGATAATGATTTAGAGCTTCTTCCTGTTGTAAATAAAATAGATTTGCCAAGTGCTGATCCTATGAGAGTTTTAGGAGAGGTTGAAGAAGCTATTGGGCTTGATTGTACAGAGCACAATCTTATTTCAGCAAAAACAGGTCTTGGAGTAAAAGATTTAATTGAATCAATTATAAAAAGAGTTCCAGCACCAATAGGAGATGAAACTGCAGCCACAAAAGCTTTAATCTATGATAGTTGGTTTGATAACTATTTAGGGGCTTTAGCTCTTGTAAGAGTTTATGATGGAAGCATAAAAAAAGGTCAAACTCTTAGAATGATGAATACAAAAGTTGAACATCAAGTTTTAAGTCTGATGTATCCACATCCTATAAAAAGAGCTGATACAATGGAGATTAAAACAGGCGAAATTGGAATTGTTGTATTAGGCCTTAAGACTTTAGATGGAATTGCGGTTGGTGATACAATGACTGATGCAAAAAATCCAACAAAAGAACCTATTGATGGTTTTGAACCTGCAAAACCATTCGTTTTTGCAGGACTTTATCCAATTGAAACTGATAAATTCGAGGATTTAAGAGAAGCTTTAAATAAACTAAAATTAAATGACTCTTCAATCTCTTTTGAGCCAGAAAGTTCAATGGCTCTTGGAAGTGGATTTAGAACAGGATTTTTAGGAATGCTTCATATGGAGGTTATAAAAGAGAGGTTAGAGCGAGAGTTTGATTTAGACTTAATAGCGACTGCTCCAACTGTTGTTTATGAAGTTTTAAAGAAAGATGGAGAAAAAATTGTAATCCAAAATCCAAGTGAATTACCAGAACCAAACTATATAGAAAGCATTTTTGAACCTTATGTAAAAGCTACAATTTTGGTTCCTGATGAATTTTTGGGAAATGTTATAAAGTTGCTTAATGATAAAAGAGGAGTTCAACTAAAAATGGACTATATAGGGGCTAGAGTTCTACTTGAATATAATATTCCTATGAATGAAATTGTTATGGATTTTTATGATAAATTAAAATCTACAACAAAAGGTTATGCCTCTTTTGATTATGAACCAATTGGTTTTAAAGAGGGAAATCTTAAAAAACTAGATGTTAGAGTTGCAGGGGATATAGTAGATGCACTTTCAATCATAGTTCCTGAAGATAAATCAGTTTCAAGAGGAAGAGAGTTTGTAAAGGCTCTAAAAGAGCTTATTCCTAGACAACTTTTTGAAGTAGCAATTCAAGCAAGTATTGGAAATACAATTATTGCAAGAGAAACTGTAAAATCTATGGGTAAAAATGTAACTGCAAAGTGTTATGGTGGGGATATTACAAGAAAAAGAAAACTTCTTGAAAAACAAAAAGCTGGTAAAAAAAGAATGAAAGCTATTGGAAAAGTAAATGTGCCTCAAGAGGCTTTTATGGCTGTATTAAAAATTTAA